Below is a genomic region from Pectobacterium polaris.
AGCGCAGTGGCAGACGTAGCGTTTGTCCTGCACAGGTCAATTCCAGCAACGTACCGGCGTTCACGCCCAGCGTTGCCGCATCAGCCGGGTTCACCATCACGTAAGGCTCTGGCATACGCTGCTGAATCACGTCAGAACGCTGTGACATTTCATCACTACCAAACAGGTGATAGTACGGCGCAACGCGCCATTGACCCGCTTGTGGGACGAAAGCCGCAGGAATGTTGTCGAAATACGCCAGCGAACCTTCTCCGGCTTCGATCATACGCACACCCGGATCGCCATGACGCAGATGTCCGCCCACTTCGTCCTGGAATTTGTTCCAGGCTTGCGGTGAGTTCCAGCCTGGCGCCCAGGCAAACGGAATCTGCTGACGATTAGCTGTCGGGCTGTTGTTCCCTTCCATTGAGAAGGCAAACATAGTGTCTTTATCGACGGGCTGACGCGGTTCATGCACGCTGATATTGGCACGCATCGCAGTACGGCCGCTGGAGCGAATCGGTGAACGCGACAGTTTCTGACCACGAATACGGAACGAGGCATCAGGCGCGGCATCTTTAATTGCAGTCAACTGTGGCAATTCAGCAACACACGCATCAATCACGTTATCCAGCTGCGTCCAGTCAACCTGACGGCTGTTATAGGTGATATACAGCGAGTGCAGCCAGCGCCAGCTTTCCAGCATCACAATTTTGTCGTTGTAATACGTTGGGTCATAAACCTGGAAGAAACGCTGAGCGCGGCCTTCCTGATTCACCAACGTACCGTCGCTTTCAGCAAAGCTGGCGGCAGACAGAATGATGCTGGCCTTATCCATGATGCGAGTACGCTGATGGTCAACCACAATCAGGTTCTCAGCTTTTTCCAGCGCCGCGTCAACGCGAGCGATTGGGGCATGACGGTAGAGATCGTTTTCCAGAACCACCACGCTGTCAGCGTCGCCGTTTTCCAACTGCGTCAGCGCGTCATCCAGCGAACCGCCACCCATGATTGACAACCCGATGCTGTTAGCAGCAGGCGCAACAAAGGTAATGCCAACGTCAGAGCCGCGATTTTTCAGCGCCTTGGCAACGTTTGCAGCAGCAGAGATCACGTCTTCGCTGCCAGCATTGGTGCCGGAGATGATGAGTGGTTTTCTCGCACCGGCCAGTGCCTGTACGATGATATCGACTTTCTGGTCGAGACCCGCAGCCAGATCGGTAACTGCTGGTGCGCTGTTATCCAGACCGTGTGCGATAGCGAAACCAAGACGTGCCTGATCGGCAACCGGCGCACGGTAGTTCCATGCAGCGATATCGTCCAGACGGGTGTTGTCGACGTTGGTGACAAACAGCGGGTGCTTGGCATGCTGACCGATGTTCATGATCGCCGCAATCTGCCAGTCAGCCACTTTCTGCGCGGCTGCCATTTCGCGAGCTTTGCCTTTCACGGCCTGACGCACAGCCAGTGCGATACGCGCACCCGTCTGCGTCAAGTCTTCACCCAGGATCAGAACCGCATCGTAGCCTTCGATCTCACGCAGCGCTGGCGTTCTCACACCGCTTTCACGCAGCACTTTCAGGATCAGTTGCAGACGATTTTGTTCTTCCTGCGCGATACCGGTGTAGAAGTTCTCAGCACCCACCAGTTCACGCAACGCGAAGTTGCTTTCGATGCTAGCGCGCGGTGAACCGATACCGATCGTTTTCTTCGCCTGACGCAGCACATCCGCCGCACCTTGCAATGCCTGATCGGCATTCAGCGCGATCCAGTCATTACCACGACGTTGCAGCGGCTGATTCGGACGATCTTTCTGGTTGACATAGCCGTAACCAAAACGGCCGCGGTCACACAGGAAATAGTGGTTTACGCTACCGTTGAAACGGTTTTCGATACGACGCAGTTCGCCATAGCGTTCACCGGGGCTGGTATTACAGCCGATGCTGCACTGTTGGCAGACGCTCGGTGCAAACTGCATATCCCATTTACGGTTATAGCGCTCAGAGTGCGTTTTATCGGTGAATACACCGGTCGGACACACTTCAACCAGGTTGCCGGAGAACTCGCTTTCCAGCGTGCCATCTTCCGGACGACCGAAGTAGACGTTGTCATGTGCGCCGTAAACGCCGAGATCTTTGCCATCCGCGTAGTCTTTGTAGTAACGCACGCAGCGATAGCACGCGATACAGCGGTTCATCTCATGAGAAATGAACGGCCCGAGATCCTGATTGCGGTGGGTACGTTTGGTGAAGCGATAGCGACGGAAATTCTGCCCCGTCATCACCGTCATATCCTGCAAATGACAGTTACCGCCTTCCTCACACACCGGACAATCGTGCGGGTGGTTGGTCATCAGAAACTCAACTATCGTCTTACGGAATAGCTTCGCTTCTTCATCTTCAATCGCGATGAACGTTCCTTCGGTTGCCGGTGTCATACAAGACATCACCAGACGACCGCGGGTGTCTTCCGCGTTTTGGTACTGTTTTACCGCACAGAGGCGGCAGGATCCGACGCTCCCGAGCGCGGGGTGCCAGCAAAAGTAAGGAATATCAAGTCCCAGAGTCAGGCAAGCTTCCAGAAGGTTGTCTGCTCCGTTTACTTCATACTCTTTGCCGTCTACATGAATAGTAGCCATAGTCAGCATGCTTCCATAATGGCCCGTGTTACCACGAGCGCTAATCAAAAATTCTGTATACCCTCATCTTTCAAGCCGCAAATGCGTTGGCTACCTGCGCCTTGAAATCTATTGGGTTTATGAGGGTGGCTTATTTGCGCCACCCTGCGGATACATTCACTGCATCTCGCACGTGTTGATCGATAGCTTACCAGCGCTCTTTCAACAGGTTAGGCTGAATACCGCCAATCGCTTTAAGATTGCCTAAATACTGTTTAGAGATACCCGCTTCGAATTCTTCCCGGAAATACTTGATGGCACTTTGCAGCGGCTCGACCGCACCCGGCGCATGCGCGCAGAAGGTGTTACCCGGACCGAGAAAACGGCAAAGTTGCTCCAGCGTTTCAATGTCACCAGGTTGGCCTTCGCCATTCTCCAGCGCACGCAGAATCTTCACGCTCCACGGCAGGCCATCGCGGCACGGCGTACACCAGCCACAGGATTCACGGGAGAAGAATTCTTCGAGATTGCGCGTCAGCGAAACCATATTGATTTCGTGATCGACGGCCATCGCCAGCGCGGTACCCATACGGCTACCGGCTTTCGCAATGTGCTCAAAATCCATTGGCAGATCGAGATGGCTTTCCGTCAGGAAATCCGTACCGGCACCACCCGGTTGCCAGGCTTTCAGCTTCAGACCATCGCGCATACCGCCCGCGTAGTCTTCCAGAATTTCACGCGCAGTCGTACCGAACGGCAGTTCCCACAGGCCCGGGTTCTTGACGCGGCCGGAGAAGCCCATCAGTTTCGTGCCTGCATCTTTACTTTTACCCGCAGACAGCCCCTGATACCACGCCGCACCGTGTTCGATAATCGCCGGTACGTTACACAGCGTTTCCACGTTGTTGACGCAGGTCGGTTTACCCCAAACGCCCGCAGATGCCGGGAAAGGCGGCTTGGAGCGAGGGTTGGCACGACGGCCTTCCAGTGAGTTAATCAGTGCGGTTTCTTCACCGCAGATATAACGCCCAGCGCCCGTATGCACGAACAGCTCGAAATCAAATCCGCTGCCCAGAATATTTTTGCCCAGCAGGCCAGCCGCTTTCGCTTCTTCGATTGCGCGACGCAGGTGAACGGCAGCTTCGATATATTCACCGCGCAGGAAGATGTAGCCACGGTAGGCTTTCAGCGCAAAGGCGCTGATCAGCATGCCTTCAACCAGCAGATGCGGCTCTTGCTCCATCAGCAGGCGGTCTTTATAAGTACCGGGCTCCATCTCATCCGCGTTACACAGCAGGTAGCGGATATTCATGCTTTCGTCTTTCGGCATCAGGCTCCACTTCAAGCCCGTCGAAAAGCCCGCGCCGCCACGCCCTTTCAGGCCAGCGTCTTTAACCAGTGAGACCACTTCATCCTGCGCCATGCCGGTTAACGCTTTTTGCGCGGCGACATAGCCGTTTTTGCTGCGATATTCATCCAGCCATACCGGCTGTTTGTCTGCACGTAAACGCCAGGTCAGAGGATGCTGCTCAGCAGTCAGAACAATGTCTTTACTCATTGATACTGCTCCAATAACGATTCAATTCCTTCCGGCGTCACATGGGTATGGGTATCTTCGTCAATCATCATTGACGGCCCCTTGTCACAGTTCCCCAGGCAGCAGGTCGGCAACAGCGTGAAACGTCCATCGAACGTTGTCTGTCCCGGTTTGATGCTGAGCTTACGCTCCAGCGCAGCCTGAACGCCCTGATAGCCATTGATGTGGCACACGACGCTATCGCAATAGCGAATAACATGACGCCCGACAGGCTGACGGAAAATCTGGCTGTAGAACGTTGCTACACCTTCCACGTCACTGGCGGGGATACCCAGCAGGTCGGCAATCGCGTGGATAGCACCATCAGGCACCCAGCCGCGTTCTTTCTGCACAATTTTCAGTGCTTCGATTGACGCGGCGCGTGCATCTTCGTAGTGATGTTTTTCGTGCTCAATAGCGTCACGTTCGGCGTCACTCAATACAAAAGCATTGTCTTTTGTCAGCGAGTCGGCAGCAGGTTGTCCCTGAGCGTCAATATGATCGTGATTGTTGTGATCATGCATAATTAGCGGTCCACATCTGACATTACGAAATCAATACTGCCGAGGTAAACGATCAGGTCGGATACCAGACATCCGCGAATTACAGAAGGAATCTGTTGCAGATGCGCATAGCTCGGCGTGCGAATACGGGTACGGTAGCTCATCGTGCCGCCGTCACTGGTCAGGTAATAGCTGTTAATGCCCTTCGTTGCCTCAACCATCTGGAATGATTCATTGGCAGGCATAACCGGTCCCCAGGAAACCTGAAGGAAGTGGTTAATCAGCGTATCGATATGCTGCAACGTGCGCTCTTTTG
It encodes:
- the nuoE gene encoding NADH-quinone oxidoreductase subunit NuoE, whose amino-acid sequence is MHDHNNHDHIDAQGQPAADSLTKDNAFVLSDAERDAIEHEKHHYEDARAASIEALKIVQKERGWVPDGAIHAIADLLGIPASDVEGVATFYSQIFRQPVGRHVIRYCDSVVCHINGYQGVQAALERKLSIKPGQTTFDGRFTLLPTCCLGNCDKGPSMMIDEDTHTHVTPEGIESLLEQYQ
- the nuoG gene encoding NADH-quinone oxidoreductase subunit NuoG, with the translated sequence MATIHVDGKEYEVNGADNLLEACLTLGLDIPYFCWHPALGSVGSCRLCAVKQYQNAEDTRGRLVMSCMTPATEGTFIAIEDEEAKLFRKTIVEFLMTNHPHDCPVCEEGGNCHLQDMTVMTGQNFRRYRFTKRTHRNQDLGPFISHEMNRCIACYRCVRYYKDYADGKDLGVYGAHDNVYFGRPEDGTLESEFSGNLVEVCPTGVFTDKTHSERYNRKWDMQFAPSVCQQCSIGCNTSPGERYGELRRIENRFNGSVNHYFLCDRGRFGYGYVNQKDRPNQPLQRRGNDWIALNADQALQGAADVLRQAKKTIGIGSPRASIESNFALRELVGAENFYTGIAQEEQNRLQLILKVLRESGVRTPALREIEGYDAVLILGEDLTQTGARIALAVRQAVKGKAREMAAAQKVADWQIAAIMNIGQHAKHPLFVTNVDNTRLDDIAAWNYRAPVADQARLGFAIAHGLDNSAPAVTDLAAGLDQKVDIIVQALAGARKPLIISGTNAGSEDVISAAANVAKALKNRGSDVGITFVAPAANSIGLSIMGGGSLDDALTQLENGDADSVVVLENDLYRHAPIARVDAALEKAENLIVVDHQRTRIMDKASIILSAASFAESDGTLVNQEGRAQRFFQVYDPTYYNDKIVMLESWRWLHSLYITYNSRQVDWTQLDNVIDACVAELPQLTAIKDAAPDASFRIRGQKLSRSPIRSSGRTAMRANISVHEPRQPVDKDTMFAFSMEGNNSPTANRQQIPFAWAPGWNSPQAWNKFQDEVGGHLRHGDPGVRMIEAGEGSLAYFDNIPAAFVPQAGQWRVAPYYHLFGSDEMSQRSDVIQQRMPEPYVMVNPADAATLGVNAGTLLELTCAGQTLRLPLRLSAALSQGQVGLPLGLPGIAPMLAGATVENLREAAQ
- the nuoF gene encoding NADH-quinone oxidoreductase subunit NuoF; this encodes MSKDIVLTAEQHPLTWRLRADKQPVWLDEYRSKNGYVAAQKALTGMAQDEVVSLVKDAGLKGRGGAGFSTGLKWSLMPKDESMNIRYLLCNADEMEPGTYKDRLLMEQEPHLLVEGMLISAFALKAYRGYIFLRGEYIEAAVHLRRAIEEAKAAGLLGKNILGSGFDFELFVHTGAGRYICGEETALINSLEGRRANPRSKPPFPASAGVWGKPTCVNNVETLCNVPAIIEHGAAWYQGLSAGKSKDAGTKLMGFSGRVKNPGLWELPFGTTAREILEDYAGGMRDGLKLKAWQPGGAGTDFLTESHLDLPMDFEHIAKAGSRMGTALAMAVDHEINMVSLTRNLEEFFSRESCGWCTPCRDGLPWSVKILRALENGEGQPGDIETLEQLCRFLGPGNTFCAHAPGAVEPLQSAIKYFREEFEAGISKQYLGNLKAIGGIQPNLLKERW